The sequence below is a genomic window from Quadrisphaera setariae.
AGCTGCCGAGGTGGTGCCCGCGGCCTTCGTGGAGTGCACCGACTGGATGGGCGTCTTCGCCGGGCAGGCCGAGCGAGCCCGAGCCCGCGGCTGGCCCGTGCGGCAGCTCGCCACCGGGCACGAGGCGATGGTCACCGCCCCCGAGGCGCTGGCTGCGGTGCTCCTCGAGCTCGCCGCCGCGCCGCGAGGGGCGACGCGGCGCGCGTCGTCGTCCTGAGCCCGTCCCGACCACCCGAACCGCCCCCGAACCGCCCCCGAACCACTGCCGACGACGACAGGAGAGGCCCGTGGAGTTCCTCGTGCGGTCCGAGAACCGCATGCCCCCCGAGACGCCGCCGGAGGTGCGCGAGCGCATCCGCACCGCCGAGCGCGTGCGAGCCCTCGAGCTGCGGGAGGCCGGGATCCTCAAGCGGCTGTGGCGCGTGCCCGGGCGCACCGCGACCATCGGCCTGTACGAGGCCCCGGACGCGACCGCCCTCCACGACGCGCTCGCGTCGCTGCCTGCGGCGCCCTGGCTCGACGTCACCGTCGAGGCCCTGGCCACGCACCCGCAGGAGCGGTCGTGAGCGCCTCGACGGACGGGGCGGCGACGGGCGCTGTC
It includes:
- a CDS encoding muconolactone Delta-isomerase; its protein translation is MEFLVRSENRMPPETPPEVRERIRTAERVRALELREAGILKRLWRVPGRTATIGLYEAPDATALHDALASLPAAPWLDVTVEALATHPQERS